In Triticum aestivum cultivar Chinese Spring chromosome 5B, IWGSC CS RefSeq v2.1, whole genome shotgun sequence, the following proteins share a genomic window:
- the LOC123117725 gene encoding pantoate--beta-alanine ligase-like translates to MRGAPVSARAPRPVRPSQLLAQGGVLAAWFVTLIFHRDIVESDIVREANGIAMRSHNISLSHEEREKALSISRSLVNVRTAALNNSNSAGERIKDK, encoded by the exons ATGCGCGGTGCGCCCGTCAGTGCCCGTGCTCCCAGGCCGGTGCGGCCGTCACAGCTGCTTGCTCAAGGCGGCGTGTTGGCTGCCTG GTTCGTGACCTTGATTTTTCATAGAGATATAGTAGAATCGGATATAGTGCGAGAAGCCAATGGTATTGCAATGAGATCTCATAATATCAGTCTATCCCATGAGGAAAGGGAGAAG gcattatccattagtagatCACTGGTAAATGTTAGAACTGCCGCATTGAATAATAGCAACAGTGCTGGTGAACGTATAAAGGACAAATAG